The DNA region GCTGGGGTTGTGCTAAATAAGCGACCCGCCGGGTGGCTCACATCTCACCCGGCGGGTCGGTTCGGTAGGCGCACACGCGGCCCGTTCGGCCACGGCGGCGACGGGCGGGGCGCGGGTCGGTCAGTCGTCCTCGTCGTCGTCGTCGGAGACCGAGGCCTGGGCCAGCGCCCGCGACCGCGTCGCCGCCGCCTCGACCGCCTCCGCCACGGCCGAGCGCAGTCCCCCGGCCTCGAGCCTGCGGATGGCCGCCGCGGTGGTGCCGCCCGGGGAGCTGACGTTGTAGCGCAGCTCGGCGGGCCCCTCGCCGCCGGCGGTGAGCATCGCGCCCGCGCCGAGCGCCGTGCCGGTCGCCAGCGTGAGCGCCACGTCGCGGGGCAGCCCGCGCTCCACGCCTGCGTCGACCATGGCCTCGGCCAGGAGGAAGAAGTAGGCGGGGCCGGACCCGGACACCGCGGTCACGGCGTCCATCTGGGACTCGGCGACGACGACGACGAGTCCCACGCTCTCCATCATCGTGACCACCTGCGCGAGGTGCTCGTCGCGCGCATAGCGGCCCTTGCAGACCGCGGAGACGCCGTGCCCCACGAGCATCGCCGTGTTGGGCATGACCCGCACGACCGGCGAGCCGGCGCTGAGCTTGTTCTCCAGCACAGTGGTGGGCACGCCCGCCGCGAGCGAGACCACGATCGACTCGTGGACGCTGTCCGAGATGGCCTCGCCGATGCGATCGACCACCGCCGGCACGTCCTGGGGCTTGACGGCCACCACGATCACGTCGGCGCCCTCGCAGCCGATGTCGAGGCTGGTGGACAGGATGTTGTACTTCTTGGCCAACTCGTCGGCGCGGGCCTGCACGGCCTCGATCACCACGATGTCCGAGGCCTCGGTCCCGGACTCGCGGAGCCCCGCGATGAGGGCCTCGCCGATGCGTCCGCCACCGACCACTGCGATTCTCGTCATGCCGTCAACAGTGCCACACGCGATCAGTGCCGCACGCGCGCCGCCGTCGGCCGGCCGTGGGGCTGCCCTCCCGCTCCGGCACCGAACTTCACCTGTCGGAATGCGACTGACCTGCGGGGCCCCTCAGGTCAGTCGCATTCCGACAGGTCAGTCGGGGGCTCCCCCGGGATTCCGGCGCGGGCGGCGGCGGGCAGCCGCGGGCTGACGGGGCGGGCGGCGGGGGGCAGCCGCGGGCTGACGGCGCGGACTGGCGGCCCGGGCCGTCGGCTGGACGCTCATACCGGGCGCCGCCGCAGAGACGACTCCGCCCGCACCTGGTGCAGGTGCGGGCGGAGTGAGGTTCGCGGCCGGGGTCCGGTCAGGTGACCAGCCTGAGCAGGAGCGGACCGCACGTCACGCCGAGACCGACGATCACCGCGAGGGCGATACTGACCGAGTCGTTGGTCCTGCGCAGGACCCGGACCATGGCGACCAGGCCGATGATCACCACGATCGCCAGCGCGAAGGCCACCCACGGCAAGTCGCGCCAGAGCAATTGGAAGCCGATGAACAGGGCCGCGCCCGCGACCGCCGAGGCGAGCACCTGCGCGATGAGGATCAGCCACTGCGATGCCGGTGACCGCTCGGGCTCCGCGCCTCCGGGGGTGTACTCGAAGTCGCGGTATCGCGAGGAATCCGGTTCGCCCGGGGCCTGACGCGGCGCGGCCGCCGGCGCTGAGGCGGTGTCCGCGCGATCGGTGCCCGCACGGTCGGTGTCTGCGCGATCGGTGCCTGCACGGTCGGCGGCGCCGGACGGCTGCTGACCCGCCGACCGCTCTGTCGTCGTCTCGTCGGACTTCGGCCGCTCGGTGCCGGTGCCCGCCCCGGTGACGGCCGCGGCCATCCCCGCGACTCCTGCACCTCCGGCAGCGGCTGCGGTCGCCGCGCCGAGGGCACCCCCGCGCGTGGCGGTGCCGGACTCGCCGTCCTGATCGGCGGGAACCTCGGGGGCACGGTGGGCGGTCGAGCCGCTACCCGACGGCACGCCCCATGCAGGCGCGTCGGCTCCCGCAGGGGCCTTGTCGGCTCCCGCGGGGAACTTGTCGGTCGGGGCGCTCG from Dietzia sp. B32 includes:
- the proC gene encoding pyrroline-5-carboxylate reductase, with the protein product MTRIAVVGGGRIGEALIAGLRESGTEASDIVVIEAVQARADELAKKYNILSTSLDIGCEGADVIVVAVKPQDVPAVVDRIGEAISDSVHESIVVSLAAGVPTTVLENKLSAGSPVVRVMPNTAMLVGHGVSAVCKGRYARDEHLAQVVTMMESVGLVVVVAESQMDAVTAVSGSGPAYFFLLAEAMVDAGVERGLPRDVALTLATGTALGAGAMLTAGGEGPAELRYNVSSPGGTTAAAIRRLEAGGLRSAVAEAVEAAATRSRALAQASVSDDDDEDD